A genomic segment from Legionella micdadei encodes:
- the prfA gene encoding peptide chain release factor 1 — protein sequence MKKSLESKLEQMLERFQEVGRLLSEASVIADQNKFKNLSKEYAQLEPVANCFNTYVQARDNLASLQELLEGDDKELAEMAADEIDAAKKKLEGLDEELQWHLLPKDPDDERNVYLEIRAGTGGDEAAIFAGDLFRMYSRYAETQGWQVEVISASHGEHGGYKEIIARVSGHDVYSQLKFESGAHRVQRVPETESQGRVHTSACTVAILPEVEEIDEIEINNDEIRIDTYRASGAGGQHVNKTDSAIRITHLPTGLVVECQDERSQHKNRAKAMALLRTRLLDAEQTKQRQQQAQTRKSLVGTGDRSERIRTYNFPQGRLTDHRINLTLYQLPDIISGDLAPIIDALKREYHAELLAELGRHD from the coding sequence ATGAAGAAATCTCTTGAATCCAAACTTGAGCAAATGCTTGAACGATTTCAGGAAGTAGGCCGCCTGCTTTCGGAAGCCTCAGTAATCGCTGATCAGAACAAATTTAAGAATTTGTCCAAAGAATATGCACAATTAGAACCAGTCGCAAACTGCTTTAACACCTATGTACAAGCACGCGATAACCTTGCTTCGCTACAAGAATTGCTTGAAGGTGACGACAAAGAACTCGCTGAGATGGCAGCTGATGAAATCGACGCAGCCAAGAAAAAACTAGAAGGACTCGACGAAGAGCTGCAATGGCATCTCCTCCCCAAGGATCCTGATGATGAACGTAATGTTTACCTTGAAATCAGAGCTGGGACTGGTGGCGACGAAGCAGCAATTTTTGCCGGCGACTTATTTCGGATGTACAGCCGCTATGCTGAAACCCAAGGCTGGCAAGTTGAAGTGATCAGCGCCAGCCATGGTGAACACGGCGGATATAAAGAAATTATTGCGAGAGTCAGCGGTCATGATGTTTATTCGCAGCTAAAATTTGAATCAGGTGCGCATCGTGTTCAGCGTGTTCCAGAAACAGAATCGCAAGGACGTGTCCATACTTCAGCTTGTACTGTTGCAATTCTTCCTGAAGTTGAAGAAATCGATGAGATTGAAATTAATAACGATGAAATACGCATTGATACTTATCGCGCTTCGGGAGCTGGAGGCCAGCATGTCAATAAAACTGATTCTGCAATACGGATTACCCATCTTCCAACTGGACTCGTTGTTGAATGCCAAGACGAACGCTCGCAACATAAAAATCGAGCAAAAGCAATGGCACTACTCCGGACACGGTTACTGGATGCAGAACAGACCAAACAGCGCCAACAACAAGCGCAAACTCGCAAATCCCTCGTGGGCACAGGGGATCGTTCCGAACGTATCCGAACCTATAATTTTCCCCAGGGCCGATTAACTGATCATCGCATTAATTTGACGCTTTACCAGCTACCTGACATCATTTCTGGCGATTTAGCGCCGATAATTGATGCGCTTAAACGCGAATATCATGCAGAATTACTTGCCGAGCTTGGACGCCATGATTGA
- the hemA gene encoding glutamyl-tRNA reductase: MVFVACGLNHKTAPINVREKIALPLAMQGTLLNSLVNLPAVNEAAILSTCNRTEIYCDTEEPESLAPWLAYQHQLAPESLSPYFYIHHGHHGIRHTLRVASGLDSMMLGEPQILGQMKQAYQYACELGTIKTNLRQVFEYVFSASKRIRNRSGIGTNPVSVAYAAVQLVSQFFSDFQSLNAFLIGSGETATLVAKYLHKQGVRNFFVASRTNENAKQLSAAFNGKALTIGDIPQYLAQADVVISATACPLPFINKSLVEHALGKRAHAPMFFLDLAVPRDIEPDVAEIEAVRLYNIDDLQSMIVKGMDERRSAALQAEQLIESELDNYIRWHRSLRAKDAICNYRNRMHDLAQQELKRAQEKLRAGHCQIGVLQELCDRLVNKLTHPPSVGLRQAAQDGREELLDLVHYLYNFTTIQSPYEEIS; the protein is encoded by the coding sequence ATGGTGTTTGTCGCGTGTGGGCTAAATCATAAAACTGCTCCAATTAATGTGCGGGAGAAGATCGCATTACCGCTTGCTATGCAAGGAACATTGCTTAATAGCCTGGTAAATCTGCCTGCTGTCAATGAAGCTGCGATTTTATCTACCTGTAATCGCACTGAAATTTACTGCGATACAGAGGAGCCAGAAAGCCTTGCCCCCTGGCTTGCCTATCAACATCAACTTGCACCTGAGTCTTTATCCCCATACTTCTATATTCATCACGGGCATCACGGCATTCGCCATACTTTGCGCGTAGCCAGCGGCTTAGATTCAATGATGTTGGGCGAACCCCAGATTCTTGGCCAGATGAAACAAGCCTACCAATATGCTTGTGAATTAGGTACCATCAAGACCAATTTACGCCAAGTATTCGAATACGTTTTCAGCGCGAGTAAACGCATCAGAAACCGCAGCGGTATTGGTACAAACCCTGTATCAGTAGCTTATGCAGCTGTACAGCTGGTCAGCCAATTCTTTTCCGATTTTCAGTCATTAAACGCTTTTTTAATCGGTTCAGGAGAAACAGCGACACTTGTTGCAAAATATTTGCACAAACAAGGTGTAAGAAATTTCTTCGTCGCAAGCCGCACCAACGAGAATGCAAAGCAACTTTCTGCAGCATTTAATGGGAAAGCATTAACTATTGGGGATATTCCACAATACCTTGCCCAAGCTGATGTAGTCATCTCTGCAACTGCTTGTCCTTTACCATTTATTAATAAAAGCCTAGTGGAACATGCATTAGGTAAACGTGCTCATGCACCTATGTTTTTTCTTGACTTAGCCGTCCCCCGCGATATTGAACCGGATGTTGCCGAAATAGAAGCAGTTCGTCTCTATAATATCGATGATCTGCAATCCATGATTGTAAAAGGTATGGATGAACGGCGCTCTGCCGCACTTCAAGCAGAGCAACTCATCGAATCTGAATTAGACAATTATATTCGTTGGCATCGCTCATTGCGGGCTAAAGATGCTATTTGTAATTACCGCAACCGCATGCACGATTTAGCACAACAAGAATTAAAACGAGCCCAAGAAAAATTACGGGCTGGCCATTGCCAAATTGGGGTGTTACAGGAATTGTGTGATCGGTTAGTTAATAAATTAACACATCCTCCCTCTGTTGGCCTTCGCCAAGCAGCGCAGGATGGACGTGAAGAACTTCTTGATTTAGTCCATTATTTATATAATTTCACAACGATTCAATCCCCCTATGAAGAAATCTCTTGA
- the dksA gene encoding RNA polymerase-binding protein DksA, producing MPEQLIDKNSESKRNVKNDAVSNMGIAPYQETEGEEYMNEKQLAHIEKILLAWRQSLMEEVDRTVTHMKDEAANFPDPSDRASQEEEFSLELRTRDRERKLIKKIEDALERLRDQDFGYCEACGIEIGLRRLEARPTATLCIDCKTLSEIKERQNQGS from the coding sequence ATGCCGGAACAACTAATTGATAAAAATAGTGAGAGTAAAAGAAACGTGAAAAATGACGCCGTTAGCAACATGGGAATAGCCCCCTATCAGGAAACTGAAGGCGAAGAATACATGAATGAAAAGCAGCTTGCGCATATTGAAAAAATATTGCTTGCTTGGCGCCAATCACTAATGGAAGAAGTCGACAGAACAGTAACCCATATGAAGGATGAGGCGGCTAACTTTCCCGATCCTTCTGATCGTGCCAGTCAAGAGGAAGAGTTTAGTCTTGAACTGAGAACTCGCGATCGGGAGCGAAAACTAATTAAAAAGATTGAAGATGCTCTTGAACGATTGCGCGATCAAGATTTTGGTTACTGTGAAGCCTGCGGCATCGAAATAGGCCTCCGTCGCCTTGAGGCACGTCCTACTGCTACTCTGTGCATCGATTGTAAAACGCTTTCCGAGATTAAAGAGCGGCAAAATCAAGGAAGCTAG
- a CDS encoding alpha/beta hydrolase: MKLLIRMCILVIFIITESKAENLEIQVNGLKISLTYWSAQNKKAHGGILIIKGDPFWEGFALSPNLAKRFAKLGWSVAILDTNQQQDKLTWIDVLPEALSNLRQKNNQRIVVLYYGAQLKSLLGYFSKLQSKQVNGLILLSAFDESSSNETLDMLKKIPFPVFDVVGQFDYSTVLRQATLRRENNHSNQYIALQFPGATHDYLYTRNMLVGYLHGWMKHLRPVTRSKPPVLLN, encoded by the coding sequence ATGAAATTATTGATTCGGATGTGTATATTAGTCATTTTCATCATTACTGAAAGCAAGGCTGAAAATCTTGAAATTCAGGTGAATGGACTAAAAATAAGCCTAACTTATTGGTCAGCACAGAATAAAAAAGCGCACGGAGGGATTTTGATTATTAAAGGCGATCCTTTTTGGGAAGGATTCGCCCTATCGCCTAACTTAGCTAAACGGTTTGCCAAGTTAGGGTGGTCAGTTGCTATTTTGGATACAAATCAGCAACAAGACAAGCTAACATGGATTGATGTGTTGCCAGAGGCCCTATCTAATCTTCGTCAAAAAAACAACCAGCGTATAGTCGTGCTCTATTATGGAGCCCAATTAAAGAGTTTATTGGGCTATTTCTCTAAATTGCAATCTAAACAGGTTAATGGATTAATTTTGCTTTCTGCTTTTGATGAATCTTCATCGAATGAGACTTTGGATATGCTAAAAAAGATCCCTTTTCCTGTATTTGATGTTGTAGGGCAATTTGATTATTCAACTGTCTTAAGGCAGGCGACACTCCGCCGAGAGAATAATCATAGTAACCAATATATCGCATTGCAATTTCCAGGAGCGACACACGATTACCTCTATACGCGCAACATGCTGGTTGGGTACCTTCATGGCTGGATGAAGCATTTACGGCCTGTGACTCGTTCAAAACCGCCGGTTTTGCTTAATTGA
- the waaA gene encoding lipid IV(A) 3-deoxy-D-manno-octulosonic acid transferase produces the protein MRQVYSFLMYLLTPYLILRLWWKGRRLPAYRQRIAERFSLDPQKQQEIDIWVHAVSLGEVIAVTPLIDALLDKKWRILMTTMTPTGAERVKVRFGDKVSHRYVPYDLPVVVNRFFKKTKPRLGLIVETELWPNLIHYATKAQVPLFLINARLSDRSCQGYKKVDFLFKPVLNQFKAIFAQSEDDAKRFKTLGADEERVVVLGNMKFDLQTQNINSEMFLELKNCWGRERTVVMVASTHDDEEQQILSRLKKLQAGLANMVLLIAPRHPERFQKVYQLSMDQGFNTGLRSQIETINPNNEVIILDSLGELLGFYQISDYAFVGGSLVPVGGHNVLEPIAMRVPVFSGPEVHNFKTICRDLQVAQAIELAENADDLIDRIIALHQDENKKRRLVDNATSVLEANKGAVQRYAAQAEAVLG, from the coding sequence ATGCGTCAGGTTTATTCTTTTTTAATGTATCTATTGACACCTTATTTGATCCTTCGGCTTTGGTGGAAAGGACGCCGTTTACCAGCTTACCGTCAGCGAATTGCCGAAAGGTTTTCGCTTGATCCCCAAAAACAGCAGGAAATTGATATATGGGTGCATGCCGTTTCTCTTGGTGAAGTGATTGCAGTCACTCCTCTGATAGACGCTTTACTTGATAAAAAATGGCGAATTTTAATGACTACGATGACCCCTACAGGGGCGGAACGAGTCAAAGTTCGTTTTGGTGACAAAGTGAGCCATCGTTATGTTCCTTATGATTTACCCGTTGTGGTTAATCGTTTTTTCAAGAAGACAAAACCCCGATTGGGATTGATTGTTGAAACAGAGCTTTGGCCAAATTTAATCCACTATGCGACAAAGGCCCAGGTACCGCTTTTCCTAATTAATGCAAGATTATCTGATCGCTCATGTCAGGGATATAAAAAAGTTGATTTCTTATTTAAGCCGGTGTTAAACCAGTTTAAGGCTATTTTTGCCCAAAGTGAGGATGATGCAAAACGATTTAAAACATTGGGTGCGGATGAAGAAAGAGTGGTCGTATTAGGGAACATGAAATTTGATTTACAAACCCAGAATATTAATTCTGAAATGTTTTTAGAATTAAAAAATTGCTGGGGGAGGGAGCGTACCGTTGTTATGGTTGCAAGTACCCATGACGATGAGGAGCAGCAAATATTATCTCGTTTGAAAAAGCTCCAAGCGGGATTGGCGAACATGGTTCTATTAATTGCGCCAAGACATCCTGAGCGTTTCCAAAAGGTTTATCAATTAAGTATGGATCAAGGGTTTAATACAGGGCTTCGAAGTCAAATTGAAACTATAAATCCCAATAACGAAGTAATCATCTTGGATTCATTAGGTGAACTTTTAGGTTTCTACCAGATCAGTGATTATGCTTTTGTAGGCGGCAGTTTAGTTCCTGTAGGCGGGCATAACGTACTTGAACCCATCGCAATGCGGGTTCCTGTGTTTAGCGGGCCAGAAGTCCATAACTTTAAAACAATTTGTCGCGATTTGCAGGTAGCTCAAGCCATTGAGCTTGCGGAAAATGCGGATGATTTGATTGACCGAATTATTGCCCTGCATCAAGATGAAAATAAGAAAAGAAGACTGGTTGATAATGCAACCTCTGTGCTTGAGGCAAATAAAGGCGCTGTCCAGCGTTATGCGGCTCAAGCCGAGGCTGTTTTGGGGTAA
- a CDS encoding response regulator transcription factor: protein MAVQISLDHTVFTLREKIQELSDHFLKNFGFSYFQYLRCYDDGAIGLLTNNTGLFEYFQHIDHSPVVFSSYSQEYENTHSYWFLWDESLPESPVQLAREKFNIHNGITLVRRAKNYYDMIAVALPKQHPNAALFYLNKLKIIEQYINSFDRNHRELITLMNENRILLPQAYRDVNYEKLCLTNGRVNLYGKHSMTYVTAQELACLRIWLQDASYKEIARLLELSPRTVETYIDRIKQRTGFASRFEIEQALALCP, encoded by the coding sequence GTGGCTGTTCAAATTTCTTTAGATCACACGGTGTTTACCCTCCGAGAAAAAATTCAGGAGTTAAGTGATCATTTCCTCAAAAATTTTGGTTTCAGCTATTTTCAGTATTTAAGATGTTATGACGATGGAGCGATTGGGTTGTTGACCAATAATACCGGCCTTTTTGAATATTTTCAGCACATTGATCATTCACCGGTTGTCTTTTCTTCCTATTCCCAGGAATATGAAAATACGCATTCTTACTGGTTTTTGTGGGATGAATCTTTACCTGAGTCTCCTGTGCAACTCGCGAGAGAAAAGTTTAATATCCACAACGGCATCACTTTGGTGAGACGTGCTAAAAATTATTACGATATGATTGCTGTGGCTTTGCCAAAACAGCACCCAAATGCGGCGTTATTTTATCTAAATAAACTTAAAATCATTGAGCAATACATTAATAGTTTTGATCGCAATCATCGAGAGCTGATCACGTTGATGAATGAAAATAGAATCTTACTTCCCCAAGCCTATCGAGATGTCAATTATGAAAAGCTTTGTCTGACTAACGGTCGGGTTAATCTTTATGGTAAACACAGCATGACCTATGTTACAGCCCAAGAATTAGCTTGTTTACGCATCTGGCTTCAAGACGCTTCATATAAAGAAATTGCTCGATTGCTCGAGCTTTCTCCGCGCACAGTTGAAACTTACATCGATAGGATTAAACAGCGAACAGGATTCGCCTCTCGTTTTGAAATCGAGCAAGCACTTGCTCTTTGTCCGTAA
- the prmC gene encoding peptide chain release factor N(5)-glutamine methyltransferase translates to MIDIKGALSQATTQLEAESDSPRLDGEILLAHVLMKTRTYLYTHMDKTLTKAQWQTFQQLVDKRAHGMPIPYLTGTREFWSLPLKVCEDTLIPRPETELLVELTLKLLADKPHAQILDLGTGSGAIALACAHERPDWQIIACDCSLSALQIAEENAARLRVTNICFYHSDWFEKISLTQKFDAIVTNPPYIAANDPHLIQGDVRFEPTLALVGGTDGLEAIRHIIQHSLARLKPDGLLLIEHGFDQKSAVGSMLNDYGYRQVQCWQDLQGNDRVSGGKR, encoded by the coding sequence ATGATTGACATAAAAGGGGCGCTATCACAAGCGACAACCCAACTTGAAGCAGAAAGTGATAGCCCCCGTTTAGATGGCGAAATTCTTCTTGCGCATGTCTTGATGAAGACCCGTACCTACCTTTATACCCATATGGATAAAACCCTGACAAAAGCCCAATGGCAAACCTTTCAACAGCTGGTTGACAAGCGTGCTCATGGTATGCCCATTCCCTATTTAACTGGTACAAGGGAATTCTGGTCACTTCCTCTTAAAGTTTGTGAGGACACACTTATACCAAGACCAGAAACTGAGTTACTGGTGGAACTCACTTTAAAGTTACTGGCCGATAAACCTCATGCCCAAATCCTGGATTTGGGCACGGGAAGCGGGGCTATCGCCCTAGCTTGTGCCCATGAGCGACCCGATTGGCAAATTATTGCTTGTGATTGCAGTCTGTCAGCTTTGCAAATCGCAGAAGAAAATGCTGCCCGCCTTCGGGTAACGAATATTTGCTTCTACCATTCGGATTGGTTTGAAAAAATTAGCCTTACGCAAAAATTCGATGCTATTGTTACCAATCCACCTTATATTGCAGCTAATGATCCTCATCTTATCCAGGGCGATGTTCGCTTTGAACCCACTCTGGCATTAGTTGGAGGCACCGATGGTTTGGAAGCAATAAGGCATATCATTCAGCATAGTCTTGCTAGACTTAAACCTGACGGGCTATTATTGATTGAGCACGGTTTTGATCAAAAATCTGCAGTAGGGTCTATGCTTAATGATTATGGGTATAGGCAAGTTCAGTGCTGGCAAGACTTGCAAGGGAATGACCGAGTGAGTGGTGGTAAACGATAA
- the djlA gene encoding co-chaperone DjlA, protein MNLRQFFANNQWWGKLICAFLGYLIGGSAGALFGLLIGNFFDRALMEHYRRPDWYYYSEKQEYVQKIFFDATFSIMGHIAKSDGRVSEQEIEMAKALMHEMRLNRKQKLEAQRLFNEGKKITFDLVDMLNALESACRDNPDLLKLFMDIQYRAAMTDGLSERKIQAVDVVFRRLGFAPLRDQFRFYEDFGFQKANQSSNQRTYSYNRSRAYQNSSSYQRPQDSLAHAYAILELNQNANKQEVKRAYRRLISRNHPDKLIAQGLPEEVIKKANDKTQKITKAYEQICMSKGW, encoded by the coding sequence ATGAATTTACGCCAATTCTTTGCCAATAATCAGTGGTGGGGTAAATTAATTTGTGCCTTTCTTGGCTATCTGATAGGAGGTTCTGCCGGAGCCCTCTTTGGACTTCTTATTGGTAATTTTTTCGATCGTGCCCTTATGGAGCATTATCGCCGACCAGACTGGTATTATTACTCAGAGAAGCAAGAATATGTGCAGAAAATTTTTTTTGATGCCACTTTCTCTATTATGGGTCATATCGCCAAATCAGACGGCCGTGTATCCGAACAGGAAATTGAGATGGCCAAAGCGCTAATGCATGAAATGCGCTTAAACCGTAAGCAAAAATTAGAAGCGCAGCGGCTTTTTAATGAAGGAAAAAAGATCACGTTCGATCTTGTGGACATGCTGAATGCCTTAGAAAGTGCTTGTCGAGATAATCCTGATCTATTGAAATTATTTATGGACATCCAATATCGTGCTGCAATGACAGACGGGCTATCTGAAAGAAAAATTCAAGCTGTTGATGTTGTATTTAGGCGATTGGGATTTGCCCCTCTACGCGATCAATTTCGTTTTTACGAAGATTTCGGCTTTCAAAAAGCGAATCAATCAAGCAACCAACGCACTTATTCCTATAATCGCAGCCGTGCCTATCAAAACAGCAGCAGTTATCAAAGGCCACAAGATAGCTTAGCTCATGCTTACGCGATCCTAGAACTGAATCAAAACGCAAATAAACAAGAAGTGAAACGGGCTTACCGACGATTAATCAGTCGCAATCATCCGGACAAATTAATAGCTCAAGGCTTACCTGAGGAAGTGATTAAGAAGGCCAATGATAAAACCCAAAAAATTACTAAAGCCTACGAGCAGATTTGCATGAGTAAGGGCTGGTAA
- the plaA gene encoding GDSL family lysophospholipase PlaA, translating to MKALFISFVLLFSGFAQAQSLPLNNIVVFGDSLSDNGNLYEYMGHKIPQSPPYFSGRFSNGPIWVERLVEYYFSTNPNSHLLDYAFGGAGISDEESDVLMTLKRELDIYLNAHQGKASENNLYIVWIGANNYIGLPSNAEETVTQVNKGIVAGLKRLVNAGAKYIMVVNIPDLGKTPIASDLEARKTLSNFSKRHNAILLDSVGELQQSYPDVKWMYYDVRSRMNELLESPESYGFTNIVDTCYAAQIDKSLGNSILHIAADVKLKANDDICKGYLFFDPVHPTAPAHSMLAENAKAILDSEGVQFGE from the coding sequence ATGAAAGCCCTATTTATTTCGTTCGTTCTGCTTTTTTCAGGCTTTGCTCAAGCTCAGAGCCTACCCTTAAATAACATTGTTGTTTTTGGTGATAGTTTGTCTGACAACGGCAATCTTTACGAATACATGGGACATAAGATCCCACAATCTCCCCCTTATTTTTCAGGGCGTTTTTCGAATGGTCCTATTTGGGTTGAACGTCTAGTCGAATATTATTTTTCGACAAATCCCAACTCCCATCTTCTCGATTATGCTTTCGGAGGTGCAGGTATATCCGATGAAGAGAGTGATGTTTTGATGACCCTAAAGCGTGAGCTTGATATCTACCTGAACGCACATCAAGGCAAGGCCAGCGAAAATAATTTGTATATCGTTTGGATTGGTGCCAATAACTATATTGGTTTGCCGAGCAATGCCGAAGAAACCGTTACGCAAGTGAACAAAGGGATTGTGGCAGGATTAAAACGGCTGGTTAATGCTGGAGCAAAATACATCATGGTGGTTAACATACCCGATCTAGGCAAAACTCCTATTGCATCTGACCTTGAAGCTAGGAAAACACTTTCAAACTTTAGTAAACGCCATAATGCTATTCTACTCGATTCAGTCGGTGAGCTTCAGCAATCTTATCCCGATGTAAAGTGGATGTATTACGATGTTAGATCGAGAATGAACGAATTGTTGGAATCACCCGAAAGCTATGGATTTACCAATATTGTCGATACTTGCTATGCTGCCCAAATTGATAAATCTTTAGGGAATTCCATTTTACACATTGCTGCTGATGTAAAATTAAAAGCCAATGATGATATCTGTAAGGGATATTTATTCTTCGATCCTGTTCATCCTACGGCACCGGCCCATAGTATGCTCGCTGAAAATGCCAAAGCGATTTTAGATTCTGAAGGCGTTCAGTTTGGGGAGTAG
- a CDS encoding ComF family protein, with amino-acid sequence MRQKITSITQLLRLPSVCVLCNQYHDQPFPVCHPCTRLFKKIGPACRYCAHPLPDEKYLVCGICVKEKPTIDNTITAYRFEEPLRTLLHGFKYHEAFYLGGFLAKLILEALANRPITTECLIPVPLHPKRLRQRGFNQAVELSRILSKKLQIPCEPNLCKRIVHTDPQVNLDRKQRKQNVRGAFQSKLTHYQHITLVDDLLTTGSTANELARVLKQQGATRIDLWCCARAF; translated from the coding sequence GTGCGCCAGAAAATCACCAGTATAACACAGTTGTTGCGTTTGCCTTCGGTCTGTGTCCTTTGTAACCAATACCATGATCAACCCTTTCCTGTTTGTCATCCATGCACACGCTTGTTTAAGAAAATCGGACCTGCATGCCGTTATTGCGCCCATCCTTTGCCGGATGAAAAATATTTAGTTTGCGGGATTTGTGTAAAAGAAAAACCAACCATTGATAATACAATCACAGCTTATCGGTTCGAAGAACCTTTACGCACTTTATTGCATGGATTTAAATATCATGAAGCATTTTACCTGGGTGGGTTTTTGGCCAAATTAATATTAGAAGCATTGGCAAATCGACCGATCACCACAGAATGCCTCATTCCTGTCCCCTTGCATCCTAAGCGCCTTAGGCAGAGAGGCTTCAATCAGGCAGTTGAACTCTCTAGAATTCTATCTAAAAAATTACAGATACCTTGTGAGCCCAATCTTTGTAAACGCATTGTCCATACCGATCCGCAAGTTAATTTAGATAGAAAACAACGAAAACAAAACGTGCGCGGTGCTTTTCAAAGTAAATTGACTCACTATCAACACATTACTTTGGTGGATGATTTATTGACAACTGGGAGCACAGCTAATGAATTGGCACGTGTTCTTAAACAACAAGGCGCCACTCGAATTGATCTTTGGTGTTGTGCGCGGGCTTTTTAA
- a CDS encoding nuclear transport factor 2 family protein codes for MKIRESHAQQLFLDFCEGYKARDLPRLLTLFTNNSNVWGSGLDEYRVGLEQIEAQLQRDWSQTDAGAIEIISFIPTSNEALWAAAVCKAKVTIAGQEYVFEHFRGTIIVEKENGNWKIAHMHASFPDYRNGDGNSFPTKQ; via the coding sequence ATGAAGATTCGAGAATCGCATGCTCAGCAATTATTTTTGGATTTTTGTGAAGGATACAAAGCACGAGATTTACCCAGGTTACTTACTTTATTCACGAATAATTCAAATGTCTGGGGTTCAGGACTTGATGAATATCGTGTAGGATTGGAGCAAATTGAAGCACAGTTGCAGCGTGACTGGAGTCAAACTGATGCAGGTGCAATTGAAATCATTTCGTTTATCCCCACATCGAATGAGGCTTTATGGGCTGCTGCGGTGTGTAAGGCAAAAGTCACGATTGCCGGCCAGGAATATGTTTTTGAGCATTTCCGCGGCACTATAATTGTCGAAAAAGAAAACGGAAACTGGAAAATAGCACATATGCATGCTTCTTTTCCGGATTACAGAAATGGAGACGGAAATTCATTTCCAACAAAACAATAG
- a CDS encoding M50 family metallopeptidase, with amino-acid sequence MILALLAIVITLILVVGIHETGHALAAKLFGVKIKRIAIGFGKPLLSYKDKSGREWVWALWPLGGYVHLLNSRIEPVLEKEHYSLCFDKKPIWQRCIILLSGALANLIMAWLAFTMLFMLGYQQQQPLIQNVLPQSIAALAGLKAHDRFVEISGWKTSSWQDVGMSLVMTLGKKNVPVWVSNEEGGLRKVNLDLSQWHYKKKDTLLSALGIEAVPANVSNSFVVGQSFMDSIRHAFEQILYLLVFFLVMLKQLITGMIPFSVLLGPLGLFSVSITSFLQGTAVFLSFIASLSLAVGFVNLFPIPGLDGGSIVYSLVEKIRGKPMSIAVEVLLYRLAFIVFAVLLIQLLMNDLQRYLTR; translated from the coding sequence ATGATATTGGCTTTACTTGCCATTGTAATAACCCTGATTTTAGTCGTTGGAATACATGAGACAGGACACGCCCTGGCAGCAAAGCTATTCGGCGTTAAGATCAAGCGAATCGCCATCGGCTTTGGCAAACCACTACTATCTTATAAAGATAAATCTGGACGAGAATGGGTTTGGGCTTTGTGGCCTCTAGGAGGCTATGTGCATTTGCTCAATTCAAGAATAGAACCAGTTTTAGAAAAAGAACATTACTCCTTATGTTTTGATAAAAAACCCATTTGGCAGCGTTGTATTATTTTGCTTTCTGGTGCCCTAGCTAACTTAATCATGGCCTGGTTGGCCTTTACAATGCTATTTATGCTGGGTTATCAACAACAGCAACCATTGATTCAAAACGTGTTACCGCAAAGCATCGCCGCATTGGCAGGCTTAAAGGCTCATGATCGCTTTGTTGAAATTTCAGGTTGGAAAACCAGTTCATGGCAAGATGTAGGCATGAGCCTGGTCATGACTCTCGGTAAAAAAAATGTACCGGTTTGGGTTAGCAATGAAGAAGGGGGTTTACGAAAAGTCAATTTGGATCTAAGCCAATGGCACTACAAAAAAAAGGATACCTTATTAAGTGCGCTTGGCATTGAAGCGGTTCCTGCTAATGTTTCTAATTCCTTTGTTGTTGGCCAATCTTTTATGGACTCAATTCGCCATGCCTTTGAACAAATTCTGTATTTGCTTGTTTTTTTTCTAGTGATGTTGAAGCAGCTAATTACCGGGATGATCCCCTTCTCGGTTTTACTTGGGCCTTTAGGATTGTTTTCCGTGTCAATAACCTCTTTTTTGCAAGGAACTGCAGTATTTTTATCTTTTATTGCTAGCTTAAGTTTAGCCGTTGGCTTTGTGAATTTATTTCCTATTCCAGGCCTTGATGGAGGCTCAATTGTTTATTCATTAGTGGAAAAAATTCGTGGGAAGCCGATGTCTATCGCAGTCGAGGTGTTATTATACCGTTTGGCATTCATTGTATTTGCTGTCTTGCTCATTCAGCTTTTGATGAATGACTTACAGCGGTATTTAACTCGTTAA